A genomic window from Acidobacteriota bacterium includes:
- the rpsE gene encoding 30S ribosomal protein S5, which translates to MAAKDRINADGLELKDQVISINRVTKVVKGGKNMSFAALVVIGDQHGIVGFGTGKAKEVPQAIRKAIEAAKRNLVRVPLKGTTLPHPFVGRYGAGRVMLKPAVEGTGVIAGGAVRAVMNAAGVHNILTKSLGSNNPHNVIRATFDALTNMRGPEEVARLRGRTVEEL; encoded by the coding sequence ATGGCGGCTAAGGATAGAATCAATGCAGATGGGCTTGAGTTGAAAGACCAGGTCATCTCGATCAACCGCGTGACCAAGGTGGTCAAAGGCGGCAAGAACATGTCGTTTGCGGCGCTGGTCGTGATCGGTGATCAACACGGTATCGTCGGCTTCGGCACCGGCAAAGCCAAAGAGGTGCCGCAGGCCATTCGCAAAGCAATTGAAGCGGCGAAACGGAATCTGGTGCGCGTGCCGCTCAAAGGCACCACGCTGCCGCATCCCTTCGTAGGCCGATATGGCGCGGGCCGGGTGATGCTCAAACCGGCGGTTGAGGGCACGGGCGTGATTGCGGGCGGTGCGGTGCGGGCGGTGATGAACGCAGCGGGTGTCCACAACATTCTGACCAAGAGCCTGGGCTCGAACAATCCGCACAACGTGATTCGCGCGACCTTCGATGCGCTGACGAATATGCGCGGCCCCGAAGAAGTCGCCCGGTTGCGTGGCCGCACCGTGGAGGAGTTGTAA
- the rpmD gene encoding 50S ribosomal protein L30, translated as MATENKIKIQWYRSSICTPQKHKVIVRSLGLTKLNQTVERPDTASIRGMVAKVPHLLRIVG; from the coding sequence ATGGCAACCGAAAACAAGATCAAGATTCAGTGGTATCGCAGTTCGATCTGCACACCCCAGAAGCACAAAGTGATCGTTCGCAGCCTGGGTTTGACGAAGCTCAATCAAACGGTCGAGCGCCCGGACACGGCTAGCATTCGCGGGATGGTGGCGAAGGTACCGCACCTGTTGAGGATTGTGGGATAA
- the rplO gene encoding 50S ribosomal protein L15 has translation MSLNNLKAPEGSTHKKKRVGRGPGSGLGKTSGRGSKGQKSRSGYSGKAGFEGGQMPLHRRLPKRGFTNIFKKEWAEVNLADLERLFDAGAAVTPEALVEKGLVRKSRAKLVVVLGQGELNKNLSISVHRFSAVAKQKIEAAGGKAEIIGGQAE, from the coding sequence CTGAGCTTGAACAATTTGAAAGCGCCGGAAGGCTCTACGCATAAAAAGAAGCGCGTTGGCCGTGGCCCCGGCTCCGGTCTGGGTAAGACGTCCGGGCGTGGCAGCAAAGGTCAAAAGTCACGTTCCGGCTATTCGGGCAAGGCGGGGTTTGAAGGCGGCCAGATGCCGCTGCACCGTCGATTGCCGAAGCGCGGATTCACAAACATTTTCAAGAAGGAATGGGCCGAAGTGAATCTGGCCGACCTCGAACGGCTGTTTGACGCAGGCGCGGCGGTGACGCCCGAAGCGTTGGTGGAAAAAGGTTTGGTGCGCAAATCCAGAGCGAAATTGGTGGTGGTGCTCGGACAAGGTGAATTGAATAAGAACCTGAGTATCTCGGTTCATCGTTTCAGCGCCGTTGCCAAACAAAAGATCGAGGCAGCGGGCGGCAAGGCTGAAATCATCGGGGGACAGGCTGAGTAG
- the secY gene encoding preprotein translocase subunit SecY, translating into MFESLLAAIRNMFAVPDLRKRVLFTLSMLLVYRAGIHIPVPGIDPVALDNLWKQVGGNLFGVLDLFSGGNLRRISVFALGIMPYITSSIIFQLMTSVYPQLKKIQEEGELGRQKITRYTRYLTVLLCAVQGTGIAFWLQRQPNLVIGGGGFSFTFIAVLTMMAGTVFIMWIGEQITERGVGNGISLLIFAGIVVGLPNGVSQLFQKIKDPSSALFVIILVIVMLLVTAGIVFFERGTRKVPTNHTRRMVGRQMVQTQASHLPLKVNIAGVIPVIFASSVLAIPQTLSTFGSWSWLQKVNGWLGGGHPVYELLFISGIILFAFFYVSIVFNPDEVAENMRKQGSFVPGIRPGKRTADYLHGILNRLTTVGALYLVVVCLIPQLMISGFRIQALPFIGEPLYNLISTIPGLSWILTGLGVSFYFGGTSLLIVVGVAMDLISQLEAQLVMRHYDGFLGPRGGRLRGRRAGS; encoded by the coding sequence ATGTTTGAGTCACTGCTAGCTGCAATTCGCAACATGTTCGCCGTGCCTGACCTGCGCAAGCGTGTGCTCTTCACGCTGTCTATGTTGCTGGTCTATCGCGCGGGCATTCACATTCCGGTACCGGGCATTGATCCCGTTGCGCTCGACAATCTGTGGAAGCAGGTGGGCGGCAATCTATTCGGCGTGCTTGACTTGTTTTCGGGTGGGAACCTGCGCCGCATCTCAGTGTTTGCGCTCGGCATCATGCCCTATATCACCTCGTCCATCATTTTTCAGTTGATGACTTCGGTCTATCCGCAACTCAAAAAGATTCAGGAAGAAGGCGAACTGGGGCGGCAGAAGATTACGCGTTACACACGCTATCTGACCGTGCTGCTTTGCGCTGTGCAGGGCACCGGTATCGCGTTCTGGTTACAGCGCCAACCGAATCTGGTAATTGGCGGTGGGGGCTTTAGCTTCACGTTTATTGCCGTGCTGACGATGATGGCCGGCACGGTTTTCATTATGTGGATCGGTGAACAGATCACCGAGCGCGGCGTGGGCAATGGCATTAGCTTGCTGATTTTCGCGGGCATAGTGGTGGGTTTGCCGAATGGCGTGAGCCAGTTATTTCAGAAGATCAAAGACCCCAGTTCAGCGCTGTTTGTCATCATCCTGGTGATTGTGATGTTATTGGTGACGGCGGGCATCGTGTTCTTCGAACGCGGCACGCGGAAGGTGCCGACCAATCATACACGGCGTATGGTGGGCCGGCAGATGGTGCAGACACAGGCGTCGCACCTGCCGCTCAAGGTGAACATTGCGGGAGTGATCCCCGTGATTTTCGCTTCGTCCGTACTGGCGATTCCGCAAACACTCTCGACCTTCGGCAGTTGGAGTTGGCTGCAAAAGGTCAATGGCTGGCTGGGTGGGGGCCACCCTGTTTACGAGTTGTTGTTTATCAGCGGCATCATTTTGTTCGCCTTCTTCTATGTTTCGATTGTCTTCAATCCCGATGAAGTTGCCGAGAACATGCGCAAGCAGGGCTCATTTGTCCCAGGCATTCGCCCCGGCAAACGCACCGCAGATTACTTGCACGGCATCTTGAACCGCTTGACGACGGTGGGGGCGCTTTATCTGGTGGTTGTTTGCTTGATCCCGCAATTGATGATTAGCGGGTTCAGGATTCAAGCCCTGCCCTTCATCGGCGAGCCGTTATATAACTTAATTTCCACTATTCCCGGTCTCTCGTGGATTCTGACCGGATTGGGCGTGTCGTTTTATTTCGGCGGCACGAGCTTGTTGATTGTGGTGGGCGTAGCAATGGATTTGATCAGCCAACTCGAAGCGCAGTTGGTGATGCGCCACTACGATGGTTTCTTAGGCCCGCGCGGCGGCAGGTTGCGAGGGCGCCGGGCTGGTTCATAA
- a CDS encoding adenylate kinase, with amino-acid sequence MGRIVVIMGAPGAGKGTQSRLLSDKYGYPQISTGDILREMSQAETPLGQELRTILASGNLVSDQVLAEVILERTSRTDCASGYILDGFPRTLKQAELLEDLAGRQGHSVMLVRVTVHKDTLLKRLTGRRLCPVCGEIYNVYFKPPKQEGACDLDGAALSQRVDDNEEKVGTRLQAYIESTTPLFDYYGKSGRLVAVDGERPVEEIFNDLSNLLPVTEA; translated from the coding sequence ATGGGAAGGATCGTCGTCATTATGGGAGCGCCGGGCGCCGGTAAAGGCACGCAATCGCGGCTACTCTCAGACAAGTATGGTTATCCGCAAATCTCTACCGGGGACATCCTCCGCGAAATGTCGCAGGCCGAAACTCCGCTCGGACAGGAACTGCGCACGATTTTAGCATCTGGCAATTTGGTCAGTGATCAGGTTTTGGCCGAAGTGATCCTTGAAAGAACCTCGCGCACGGATTGCGCCTCAGGCTATATCCTGGACGGATTTCCGCGCACGCTGAAGCAGGCGGAGTTGTTGGAAGATTTGGCCGGCAGGCAGGGGCATAGCGTCATGCTGGTGCGCGTCACCGTGCACAAGGATACGTTGCTGAAGCGGCTTACAGGCCGACGGTTGTGTCCGGTTTGCGGCGAAATCTACAACGTTTATTTCAAGCCTCCGAAACAAGAGGGCGCCTGCGACTTGGATGGCGCAGCGTTATCGCAACGCGTGGATGACAACGAAGAGAAGGTTGGCACCAGGTTGCAGGCGTATATCGAATCCACGACGCCGCTCTTTGATTATTATGGGAAAAGTGGGCGGCTCGTGGCCGTTGACGGCGAGCGCCCGGTCGAAGAGATTTTCAACGACTTGAGCAATTTATTACCGGTCACAGAAGCGTAA
- the map gene encoding type I methionyl aminopeptidase: MVIRKSRGELGRMRQAGLIVAETLRDLRQMVKPGITTRELDAYAENKIRKAGAYPTFKGYRGFPGSICASVNEEVVHGIPSSRKLREGDIIKIDCGATFNNYVGDAAITVPVGKISSEVERLTQITRESLFRAVEKMLPGNRLYDVSYAVQEFVEEHRFTIVREFCGHGIGQSMHEDPQVPNYGRPGTGPTLKPGWVLAIEPMVNLGRHEVKMEADGWTVKTQDGLPSSHFEHTIAVTEEGPVVLTALDDGTVVI, encoded by the coding sequence ATGGTGATTCGTAAATCGCGTGGCGAGTTGGGAAGGATGCGGCAGGCCGGGTTGATCGTGGCTGAGACCTTGCGCGACCTGCGCCAAATGGTGAAGCCTGGCATTACGACACGCGAGTTGGATGCTTACGCCGAGAACAAGATTCGTAAAGCGGGTGCCTATCCGACCTTTAAGGGTTATCGTGGCTTTCCCGGTTCGATCTGCGCTTCGGTCAATGAAGAAGTCGTTCACGGCATCCCGTCGAGCCGGAAGTTACGCGAAGGCGACATTATCAAGATTGATTGCGGCGCGACATTCAACAATTACGTGGGTGATGCCGCGATCACGGTGCCGGTGGGCAAGATTTCGAGCGAGGTCGAGCGCTTGACGCAAATCACGCGCGAATCGCTCTTTCGCGCCGTTGAAAAAATGCTGCCGGGCAATCGCCTCTACGATGTGTCGTATGCCGTGCAAGAGTTTGTTGAAGAACATCGCTTCACGATTGTGCGGGAATTTTGCGGGCACGGTATCGGGCAAAGTATGCACGAAGACCCGCAGGTTCCCAATTACGGTCGTCCGGGTACTGGGCCGACATTGAAGCCGGGTTGGGTGCTGGCAATTGAGCCAATGGTGAATCTGGGCCGGCACGAGGTGAAGATGGAAGCGGATGGTTGGACGGTCAAGACACAGGATGGGCTGCCTTCATCGCATTTCGAGCATACGATTGCCGTGACGGAAGAAGGGCCAGTAGTGCTGACAGCGTTGGATGATGGCACCGTCGTGATCTGA
- the infA gene encoding translation initiation factor IF-1, with protein MSKEDAIEIQATVLETLPNAMFKVELDNKHQVLAHISGRMRKNFIKILPGDKVLVELSPYDLTRGRIVYRFK; from the coding sequence ATGTCCAAAGAAGATGCCATAGAAATTCAAGCGACAGTACTGGAAACATTGCCCAATGCGATGTTTAAGGTGGAACTCGATAATAAGCATCAGGTCTTGGCGCACATCTCCGGTCGTATGCGAAAAAACTTCATCAAGATTTTGCCGGGAGACAAAGTTCTAGTTGAACTTTCCCCTTACGATCTAACGCGCGGGCGGATTGTGTACCGCTTCAAGTAG
- the rpmJ gene encoding 50S ribosomal protein L36, whose product MKVRASVKKICDKCKVIHRHGVVRVICTNPKHKQRQG is encoded by the coding sequence ATGAAAGTCAGAGCATCAGTCAAAAAGATTTGCGACAAGTGTAAGGTTATTCATCGTCACGGTGTCGTGCGTGTGATCTGCACCAACCCAAAGCACAAGCAGCGGCAGGGTTAG
- the rpsM gene encoding 30S ribosomal protein S13, protein MARIAGVDLPPQKRAQIGLTYIYGIGRSRATSILNEAEIHLDKKIRELSEEELNRIRGILDVQGSVEGDLRKTIQLDIKRLMDIGCYRGLRHRKGLPVRGQRTHTNARTRKGPRRATVAKKKVAGKK, encoded by the coding sequence ATGGCTCGTATCGCAGGGGTGGATTTACCACCGCAAAAACGCGCGCAGATCGGTTTGACCTATATTTATGGCATTGGCCGTTCGCGCGCGACCAGTATTCTTAATGAAGCGGAGATTCACCTTGATAAGAAAATCCGTGAGTTGAGCGAAGAAGAGTTGAATCGCATTCGCGGTATCCTGGATGTGCAGGGCAGTGTCGAAGGCGATTTGCGCAAGACGATTCAGTTGGACATCAAGCGGTTGATGGACATTGGTTGTTACCGTGGTCTGCGCCATCGCAAAGGGTTGCCGGTGCGGGGCCAGCGCACCCACACCAACGCGCGTACCCGCAAAGGCCCGCGCCGCGCCACGGTGGCAAAGAAGAAAGTTGCCGGTAAGAAATAA
- the rpsK gene encoding 30S ribosomal protein S11 gives MPAKKAASKKKVFKKKEKKNIPQGVVHIQATFNNTLISITDLQGNLVSQCSSGAMGFRGSRKGTPFAAQQASSKAAGIARDAGMRSVEVRVKGPGSGRESAVRAIHSAGIEIRLIRDVTPIPHNGCRPPKRRRV, from the coding sequence ATGCCAGCGAAGAAAGCAGCGTCGAAGAAGAAAGTCTTCAAGAAAAAAGAGAAGAAGAACATTCCGCAAGGAGTGGTTCATATTCAAGCGACCTTCAATAACACGTTAATCAGTATTACCGATTTGCAGGGCAATTTGGTTTCGCAGTGTTCATCCGGTGCGATGGGCTTTCGCGGCTCGCGTAAGGGCACGCCCTTCGCTGCCCAGCAGGCCTCAAGCAAGGCGGCTGGCATTGCTCGCGACGCCGGGATGCGCTCGGTTGAAGTGCGCGTTAAAGGCCCAGGCTCAGGCCGTGAATCGGCGGTGCGCGCGATTCATTCAGCGGGCATTGAGATTCGCTTGATCCGTGACGTGACGCCGATTCCGCACAATGGTTGTCGGCCGCCGAAACGCCGCCGCGTTTAA
- the rpsD gene encoding 30S ribosomal protein S4 produces the protein MARDRGKQCRMCRREGMKLYLKGEKCYKPSCPIEKRGKQPPGQHGPTMRRKALGGYGEQLREKQRVKRIYNLLETQFRNYFEKAARQKGVTGENLLTLLERRLDNVVYRLGFAMSRRQARQFVRHGHVSVNGRKVDIPSFQVKIGDQVQVREKSTENVHIQGSFQTSGGRGRPGWLEITSADKLAGKVVSLPRRDDIDPEIREQLIVELYSK, from the coding sequence TTGGCAAGAGATAGAGGCAAACAATGTCGCATGTGCCGCCGTGAGGGGATGAAGCTCTACCTCAAGGGCGAGAAGTGCTACAAGCCGTCGTGCCCCATTGAGAAGCGTGGCAAACAGCCGCCTGGCCAGCACGGCCCGACCATGCGGCGCAAAGCGTTGGGTGGTTATGGCGAGCAGTTGCGTGAAAAACAGCGCGTCAAGCGCATTTACAACCTGCTGGAAACGCAATTCCGCAACTACTTTGAAAAGGCCGCCCGGCAAAAGGGCGTCACAGGCGAGAACCTGCTTACGTTGTTGGAGCGTCGCCTGGATAACGTGGTTTATCGTCTGGGATTTGCGATGTCGCGCCGTCAGGCGCGTCAGTTCGTGCGGCACGGCCACGTCAGCGTCAATGGCCGGAAGGTGGACATTCCGTCCTTCCAAGTCAAGATCGGCGATCAAGTGCAGGTGCGCGAAAAGAGCACCGAGAATGTGCACATCCAAGGTTCTTTCCAAACCTCCGGTGGGCGTGGACGTCCCGGCTGGCTGGAGATCACGAGTGCCGACAAACTGGCTGGTAAGGTCGTTTCGCTGCCGCGTCGTGACGACATTGATCCTGAAATTCGGGAACAGCTCATCGTCGAGTTGTACAGCAAGTAA